A window of Corticium candelabrum chromosome 3, ooCorCand1.1, whole genome shotgun sequence contains these coding sequences:
- the LOC134176944 gene encoding N-acetylneuraminate lyase B-like has product MATHYSPKRLQADNAGVATATSPDGRRVKIPNLTLSQLRQELASIGENPGPINSSNRELYESLLTRKWSTLSRESQPEVTSPPPKKKARTSTKGAQMKQIKVKGVVPATFTPFSDSGNLNLPVIDLYVDHLLKSGINTVFVNGKTGEGLTMTISERKAVTEKWIQAVAGRMTVIVHVGAVCLRDAKELASHSETIGANAIATIPPVFHKPATIKSLVQCFKEISSSAPRLPLFFYNNPEATGVDFNTEEVLKAAHTKVPNLCGVKFTSFDLTDFSRCLQLHDGSYQMLYGRDEQLLGALAHGATACVGTTYNFAGKLNNRLIAAYERGDMATAQKEQYRSQAAILVYRKYADLVGPAASGKAIMQLIGLNVGPPRLPEVALSAPQVKEMQKELNEIGFFDWY; this is encoded by the exons ATGGCAACTCATTACTCCCCTAAGCGTCTCCAGGCAGATAATGCTGGTGTTGCTACTGCAACTTCTCCGGACGGACGGCGTGTTAAGATTCCTAATTTGACACTTTCTCAGCTGAGACAAGAGTTAGCGTCAATAGGAGAGAATCCGGGACCTATCAACAGTTCCAACCG GGAATTGTATGAGAGTCTGCTGACACGAAAATGGAGTACTTTGTCACGTGAGTCGCAACCGGAAGTGACGTCGCCGCCACCGAAAAAGAAAGCTCGCACGTCAACAAAAGGG GCACAGATGAAACAAATTAAAGTGAAAGGAGTAGTGCCGGCTACATTTACGCCGTTTTCTGATAGTGG aaACTTGAATCTACCGGTCATTGACTTGTACGTGGATCATCTGTTGAAGAGTGGCATTAACACAGTGTTTG TAAACGGAAAAACTGGCGAAGGCTTGACAATGACTATAAGTGAGCGTAAAGCCGTCACAGAGAAATGGATCCAAGCTGTTGCTGGAAG GATGACGGTTATTGTACACGTTGGTGCAGTGTGCTTGAGAGATGCTAAAGAATTA GCTTCTCACTCTGAGACAATCGGAGCTAATGCTATAGCTACCATACCACCTGTCTTTCATAAGCCAGCGACTATCA AAAGTTTAGTACAATGTTTCAAAGAAATCTCAAGCAGCGCTCCGCGCTTGCCTCTCTTTTTCTACAATAATCCTGAAGCAACTGGCGTTGACT TTAACACAGAGGAGGTGCTGAAAGCTGCACATACTAAAGTTCCCAATCTGTGTGGTGTGAAGTTCACATCGTTTGATTTGACTGATTTCTCACGATGTCTACAGTTACATGATGGATCATACCAGATGTTGTATGGTAGAGATGAG CAACTTTTGGGTGCTCTGGCTCATGGAGCAACAGCTTGTGTTGGAAC CACATACAACTTTGCTGGGAAGCTGAACAATCGACTGATAGCTGCTTATGAGAGAGGAGACATGGCAACAGCACAGAAAGAACAA TATCGTTCTCAAGCTGCTATCCTCGTATACAGAAAGTATGCAGACTTGGTCGGACCTGCTGCTTCTGGTAAAGCAATTATGCAGCTGATTGGGTTGAATGTGGGGCCACCACGTCTGCCTGAAGTTGCTCTCTCTGCACCTCAAGTGAAAGAGATGCAAAAGGAGCTGAACGAGATTGGATTTTTTGACTGGTATTAG
- the LOC134177813 gene encoding DNA-directed RNA polymerases I, II, and III subunit RPABC3-like — protein FTVRLRKGAASAHFKAVNLLTVKMMFEDIFDVKDIDPEGKKFERVSRLHCESESFKMDLILDVNTQLYAVDVGDKFRLVLTNTLREDGMTDDGEYNPLESSSSRADSFEYIMYGKVYRIEGDDSSYDTSTSRLGVYVSFGGLLMRIQGDANNLHGIEIDQNIYLLMKKLAF, from the exons TTTACGGTCCGGCTACGCAAGGGTGCTGCTAGTGCGCATTTCAAAGCTGTAAATCTGTTGACCGTCAAGATGATGTTCGAAGACATTTTTGATGTGAAAGATATCGATCCAGAAGGAAAGAAATTCGAAAGAG TTTCTCGTCTTCATTGTGAGAGCGAGAGTTTTAAAATGGATCTTATTTTGGACGTGAACACTCAACTTTATGCAGTCGATGTTGGAGACAAGTTTCGACTTGTTCTCACTAACACTTTGAGGGAAGATG GAATGACAGATGATGGCGAATACAACCCGTTAGAGTCCAGCTCATCACGAGCTGACAGTTTCGAGTACATCATGTACGGCAAAGTCTACAGAATAGAGGGAGATGATAGCAGCTACGATACATCAACGTCGAGACT GGGTGTGTATGTTTCGTTTGGTGGTCTGCTGATGCGCATACAAGGCGACGCCAATAACCTACACGGAATCGAAATTGACCAAAACATCTACTTACTAATGAAGAAGCTAGCATTTTAG
- the LOC134176677 gene encoding 5'(3')-deoxyribonucleotidase, cytosolic type-like, with protein sequence MRRMRTWCERFLRKRSSRAWFLTESNRIACVKRMGLEAAGAMSRSPSAKRHTSSVSLKILVDMDGVLCDFEAYLLEQFRSKFPDEPFIPVSERNTFYAHEQYGSIKVELKRNITDIMSSPGFFASLRPISNAVTCMHWMRDIPDVSVWICTSPINKYRNCVSEKYQWVEKHLGFEWTKRVIMCKDKTLIKGDYLIDDRPMIHGEEQFKPNFGKHVVFTQPYNCNVTTEWRLSLWPERKDKLLDFIMFLREGLAFRD encoded by the exons atgcgtagaaTGAGAACGTGGTGTGAAAGGTTCTTACGGAAAAGAAGTTCGAGAGCTTGGTTTCTGACGGAGAGC AATAGGATAGCGTGCGTTAAACGTATGGGACTGGAGGCTGCTGGAGCTATGAGTCGCAGTCCGAGTGCCAAGAGGCACACgtcttctgtttctttgaagATTCTCGTTGATATGGACGGCGTGCTGTGTGATTTCGAGGCTTACCTCCTAGAGCAATTCCGATCCAAGTTCCCGGATGAACCATTCATTCCTGTCTCTGAGCGAAATACGTTCTACGCTCACGAGCAATACGGCAGCATTAAAGTCGAATTGAAACGCAACATCACAGACATCATGTCGAGTCCGGGATTTTTCGCCTCTCTCCGACCGATTTCCAACGCCGTCACGTGCATGCATTGGATGCGCGACATCCCGGATGTGAGCGTCTGGATATGCACGTCTCCAATCAATAAATACCGCAACTGTGTGTCGGAAAAATACCAGTGGGTAGAGAAACACCTTGGATTTGAGTGGACAAAAAGAGTGATCATGTGCAAGGACAAGACTCTCATTAAAGGCGACTATTTGATCGACGATCGTCCGATGATTCATGGAGAAGAACAATTCAAGCCTAATTTTGGCAAGCATGTTGTCTTCACACAGCCATACAATTGCAACGTTACAACAGAGTGGAGGCTCAGTTTGTGGCCAGAACGTAAAGACAAACTTCTCGACTTTATTATGTTTTTACGCGAAGGGCTTGCATTCCGAgattaa